TTCCCAAAGCCAGCCATCCAAGGGCATAAGGAACTTCACGGATGTCAATCTTTCGTTCGGATCAATATGGCGTTTGCAGCCTTTTATCCATTATTGCTGTTGGTCCGCCTCGGGGCGCGCAAAGAAATTCGGCGTTACGCTTTCGATTGCGCAAAGAAATTCACGGGATCTCAGTACTTCGCCAGTTCCGATTCGTACAATGCCTTGAAGGCATCGTAATCGGCCTGGGAGAGATCGGGCTTTTGCGACGCATAAAGGCTTGCGCCCATCCGGCGCGGATACGGTTTGATGGGATAGCCTTTTGCGGAAATATACCGCTTGAAGAACTCGGTGCTATTCAGCGAACGCTGCACGAGGATATTCGTCGAGTGCTGCGCCGCTATTGCGCCTTCGAGGTCGCCTTTTTCATAGCGGATTTGAATGGCGTTGAGGATGCGCGGGTTCATGGTGGCGCCCTGCCCGATGACCGCCCGGGAACCGGTCACGAGCCCAGCGAGGAATCCGCACTCGTTGCCGCTGATGAATCCGAAATCCTTGCCGCGTACAGCATAGGTGATATCGAAGATATACGCGGCGTCAACCGTCGAGGCCTTCATGCCCATGATCAGGGGCATATCGGCCAATCGGCATGCCAGTTCGGGGGATAGACAATAGTCCGCATCCGTGCCCGGCGATTGATAAATAAAGACGGGGATTTTTATTGCATCGCAAATTTGCTCGAAATAGCGAAGGATCACATCCGGAATCGTTTCGTCCGGACCGGGTAGAATCGCTTCGGGTATGGTATGGACCACGCCGGACGCCCCGACGCTTTCGGCGTATTGGCTCAATTCGACCGCCTGTTTCGTGTACACCTTCGGATCGGGCCGCTTTGTGCGGTCGCGGTCCCAGATTCCGGCCGATCCCACCAAGACCGGCGTCCGTCCCGCTAGATGTTCGCACGACACCTTGGCTATCTGCTTGACGTCCTCGAACGAGAACGTGAACATTTGTCCCATCCCCGAACGCACGAAGCATGCGCTGACCTCACCGCTCTCATCCAGATAATCCAGGATGGCCCGCTGGCCGTCGTCATCCAGGCGGCCGTCCTCATGAAACGCGGTAAACACGGGTGCGATGGATCCTCGAACAAACGCCGGTATCATTTTTTTCCTCCAAACTGCGTCTTGCCGCCGAATTGCGTGGAGTACATTCCCGGTTTTTTCGGCGGCGCTTTCTTTTTCGGTTTCTGAACGACCAACGGCCGGAATTTCCACATCGCCAACAGAATCAGCGCCAGTAATCCCGCTTCCAGGTAGACCAGCCATGACGGATTGTACTGTTTCGTCTCCCAGAAGCGAAGGATTGGCGTTTTCCAGTGGGGATTCTGGCGGATCACGTCCCGCACGACCTGCATCTGCGTGTTTTCACGAAACCATGCGGCGCAAACAGCCATCACGAAAATCGTGACATGCATGATCGAAGCGTACAGGCAAAATTCGATGGTGTAAAAAAGCAGCGGAAATGTCTGCCGCCGGAAATAGAAAAACGGCGGCAAAACGACCACGGCCGCCAACACATAATAGAGGTAATGCGCCTGGAAATGTTCCCGAATCGCGTCCATGCCTTTGCAAACCTCCCATGTCCGATACCAGCGGAAAGTGTAGCATAGCCGTCCCGGGAAATTCAGGCGCGTCAGACCTTCGGCCGTGGGTTTGTTCCGTTTAGGGCTATTCGTCGTAGGTGGTTCGGATGCCGTATTTCCGGCATAGCAGGCGCAATTCGCCCATCAATTCGGGCGTTTCGCCAACACGGCAGATTTCGCCGATAAGAAAATAGACCTTTTGAAACGCCCAGTTTCGGGCGATATCGGCGTCTCCTTTGGCCGCCTTGCCAAGGTTGGAACGGAAAATGATTTCTTTTTTCTTCGATAGCGCCTTGCCGCTGAGCCGCATGACGAACTCGCCGTCTTTTTGGGGCGAAAACCGGCCGTAAACCGTTACGACGCGTTGTTTGCGAAAGTCTGGAAGTTGTTTCGGGAAAACGTTTGCGGTGTCAATGTTGACATAGTCCGCGCGAAGGCCGGCGAGCACCGGTTCGCTGAACTGTCCAATGAATACGGGCAGATCGCCGGCGATACGATCGATGGACGTCTCGACGCGGGATTCGCCTCGGTTCCGGTAGGCGAGAAGATCCAGCAGGTAACGGTTCACCGTATTGCCGCCGCCGTAAGCGACAATCTCATTTCCCCAGGTGTTTTCGTTCGTCAATTCGTTGATAATCGCCCGGGAATCGCGTACGCCGGTTGTGGGGCGCCCGTCCGTCGCCACCACGACAAGCCCGGAGACGCCTTCGCGGGGGGGCGTTTGCACGACCGGACGCAAAGCGCTGAAGACGTCGGTCGCGCCGCGCGATTCGACTTTGGTGAGAAACACCGCCGCCTGGGCGAGATTATCCCGAGTGGCCGGCACGAGTTCCGGCTGAAAAAAAACGGGGTTGTCGCGAAACACGACGATGTTGAACCGATCCTCCGGCTTCAATTGCGCGATGGCCTGCCGCACGCCTTTGACGGTTGCGTCCAGTTTTCGCTGGATGATGCTGTTGGACGCATCAATCACAAACGTTATGTCTTTTGGCAGCACCTCGATGCCGCCGTTTTTCTTCGGGGCAATGCGTATTCGGAAAAAGCCCTCTTTTTCGTCCGGCGGCAGATACGTTTCGAGTCCGATATCCACCAAATCGTCCATGAACTCGTAGGGGCGTTCCCCGCGAATTTGTTCGACGACGGGCTCACGTGCAATCACTTCCACCTGCGGCAAACCGGGAAGAGCGACGTTGAAGGGTTCCAAGGGTATGAAATCGTCGAGAGGGGGGGACTGGCCTCCGTCCAATTGACCGCGCGGATGGGCGGGCGCGTCGAGGAGGCTTACAGTGGGCAACATCCCCAGCGCAACCTCGGCTTCCGGCGTATCCGAAGGACCTCGCAAGACCGGATACTCGTTTTCAGCGATGATACGATCCGGGGACGGAGTGGCCAGGCGCCGCGGAATTTCAATGCCGGTTCGTGCGGTTTCCTGGGCGATTTCGATGACTTTGGCATCAACGCGCGCCATCATTTCCGGGTCGGGGGGCATGGGCAGCGGGGGGGAGAGCGTCTCCTGGGCGGCGCGACCGGCCAAGTCCGGCATATCCGTCAGCTTTTCCAACGCTGAATCAAGCGCCTGGATCAAATCCGTCTCGCGCTTGAGAAGATCTTCGATCTTTTCGGGACGTGTGGACAGTTTCGTTCCATTTCCCTTTTTCGATTCAGCGACAAGGGGCGGGGTCGCCGTTTCTTCGAGAAACTGTACCCGGAACGTGGGGGATACCCGTGGAGGCGGCGGGCGTAATCCATAGAGCGGCACGAGCGATCCCACGCCGATCACGAGGGCATAAAATACCGTCGTAATCAGGATGCTGATCGCCATCAATGTCTGCCGGCTGTTCATCGGGGAGTCCTATGGCGTTTTGTCAAGGACCTCTTTGGCTTTCAAGGCCTGTTCGCTTTCCGGATACTCGCGCACCAGTTCCTCGTAGGATTTCCGGGCCTGTTCGCGGCTTCCGGCCTTCTCGAAACATTGTCCGGCTCGCCAGAGCGATTCCGGCGACAACTGATCGTGAAGAAAGAGGATGGCCACGCGCATGTAACTGCGGGCGGCGGCATCGAATTCCTGCTTGGCCTCGTACAGTTCGCCAAGGCGAAAACGCGCGCGCGCCGCGGTGTCGCCCGTGTTGGCGTTGGCGGCTTCCTCATACAGGCGCAGCGCATCTTCGTCCTTCTGTTGTGTTTCAAAAATCCGGGCCATCCGGTATCGGGCTTCAACGCCGATGGCGCCGCGTGGATCGGCTTCCACCACGGACTTGTACAGCGCCAGCGCCGCATCGGTTTTCCCGGCCTTCTCACTGCATTCGGCCATCTTGAGGCGAACCCGTTCCGGGTTGGGGTAATCGGGACGCGCCCTTAGCAGGGCCTCGAATGCAATCTGCGCCTGTTCCCATTTCTGCTGGTCAAAGAACCGCTGGCCGGTCCATGCGTAGGTTTCCTCGTTTAGCGCCACGTCCGGAAATTCTTTCATCAGCCGGAGAAACATCTCCATGGCCGCATCGAAGTCCTTGGCCTCATAACGCGCAAGGGCAATGCCCTTTGCGGCGCGTCCCGCAAAAGGCCCTTGGGCGTCTAACTCCAGGCTCGCCTTGAACGATTCGATGGCCTTGACAGGGTCCTTCCCATCGTTCAGGAGGAAATCGCCGATGCGGAAGTGGGCCTCGGCGGCATGTTTACCGTTCGGCGCTTTCGCCAGCAGTTTGCGAAACGTGTCCGCGCTGGCCGCGTAATCCTTCATATTGTGATACGTGATGGCGAGGCGGTACAGCGTGTCTAATTCGACGCTCGCGTCGCCCGGCGCCTCGAGAATCTTTTTGTATCGTTCAACGGCTTCCGCAAAAGCCGACGTCATGAATTGCGCATCGCCCGCGCGGAGCAGGGCCTGTTCAGCGAGGATATTGTCGGGGTATTGTTTGGCAAAATTTTCAAAAGCCTTGGCGGCTTCCTCGGTGCGCTTGAGTTGCGCAAGGCATTCCGCGGCCTTGTAGAGGGCTTCCGCGCCAAACTCGCCTCCGGCGTACTTTTCGGCCACGATCCGAAATTCCTCGTAAGCCTTTTCATACTCGCCTTTTGCCACATCAATCGATCCCAGCAGGAAGGAGGCGTCACCGATTAAGCCCAGATCGCCGGGCGCTTGCAGAAAAGCGGTTATTTCAGCCTTGGCCTCATCCAATTGGCCGGTGAGATAAAGGCACCAAGCCTGTTTGTATCGGGAACGGCCGGCAAATTCCGTGTCGGGGTATTCGGCGCGTACCTTCGCATAACGCGCAATCGCTTCCGCGTAACGCTGTTGCTGCTGGAGGCAGTTGGCGAGCAGAAATTCGATGCCGGCCTTTTCCGGGGCGTCTGGATATTTTTTGAGAAACGTCTCGCCCGCTACGGAGGCTTCTGTGTAATGTCCTGTGTGATAGGTTGCCCAAGCGATGCCATAGTCTGCCTTGCGCGCAAACGGCGAATCGGGGAATTCTTTCTTCAGTTGCTGGTATGCGCCCTGCGCCGCGCTGTGCCAGCCGATGGCTTCGTAGGCCTCCCCCGAGCGAAAACGCGCTTCCATTCGGAGACGGTCGTCTGCATTCGAGGCCGCTACCGCCGAGAACTCGACAGCCGCTTTTTCGGTTTCCTTGGCCGACAAGTAAACAAAGGCCAAATGGTATTGCGCAAAAGGGGCCAGCGGAGAGGCGGGATACGTTTCAATGAGCGTCTTGAGCGATTGGGCAGCCGCTTCCAGATTGCCGCTGTCGGCATTGATGCGGCCCAGATGATACAGGGCGCGTGCGCGAAGTTCCGGAGTGCTTTCTTCCGCGGCGATTGGTTCAATGGCCACTAAGGCGTCCGCGGGGCGCTTCAGGCAATATAACACTTCACCCCGGCTGAGTTTCGCGCGTTTTTTCGTGTCCGGATCCGCATTGCCGGCCAAGACCTTGTCGAATGCTTCGAGCGCCGAGGAATAGTCATGTGCCGCATAGGCGGCTTCGCCCATGCGATATTGGGCCAAGGGCACATACTCGCCCTGTGGATATTTTTCAAGATAAACCTTGTATTCCTCCATCGCTTCCTTGTGGAACCCCCTTTGGAAGAGGCCGTTTGCGAAATCAAACTGCGCCTGTTCCGGCGATTCGGCCCAGGATGGGAACGCCAACAGGCCCGCAATGGCCAAAATGCCGGCAATCCGTCGCTTCATCCCATGAATCCTCGCGTCCGTCATTTCGCGCCCTGCGTTTCCTCGCGCAGCGCCGCAAACGACACGTTCCAGATGTCTGCCTTGCGGCAGCAGTCCAGCACGGCGATGGCCTTCCCCAAATTGGCTTCACGGTCGCCGCGAACGATCACCGCGCCGCCGGGAAACAGTTCCGCAACCCGCATGAGCACGTCTTGGAGTTCTTCCAGATTCATCTCGCGTCCGTTGAGAACAATGGCGCCGTCCTTGCGTATGTTGATATAGATCTCGCCCTGTGAACGGTCGTTCTGCACGGCGCTGTCAGCCGTGGGAAGCGCAATGTCCACTTCGCTTTCGATGGTCGAATACGTCGAAATCGTCAGGAAAAAGACCAACGTCAAAAACACGATGTCAATGAGCGGCGCCAAGGGAATGGCATCCGCCTCTTCTTGCATCAGGTGACGGCCGAATCTCATACATGCCTCCCTTGCGCCAGCAATTCGACGATTTCACTCGCCTGGGCTTCGACTTCAGCGACGATTTTGATGACGCGCGCGCGCAGGTAGTAATACACCACCATGCAGGGAATCGCCACCACCAGTCCGCCGACGGTCGTAATCAGCGCCTTGGACACGTTTTCCGCCACCACGATCCCCCGCACCTGCGCGTTATCCGAGGCAATCGAACTGAACGCCAATACCATGCCCCACACCGTGCCCAGCAAGCCCAGCAGCGGCGCAATCGTTCCGGCGTTGTTCAGGTATGAAATTTTCTGCCACAGGGCCGAAGCGCCGCGTTCCCCCTCGCTTTCCATGGCCTCCTGCACCACATAGCGATCGTGACCCGCCATCTTGAGCCCCGCGCGCGCCACGTTCGCGAGCAATTCGTCGCGTCCCTCGCACAATTGGTACGCGCCACGCAGGTCGCCCGCGCGAATCTGGCCCAACAGGCGCTTGGCCAGCGTTGCCGGTACCTCGCGCTTCGGCGTGACGGTCAGGATGAGGTAAATGGCCATTGCCATCGCCACAAATCCCATCGCCATCGTGATCCAGAGAATGACGCCGCCCCATTGGAGCATCAGCAGGACGGTCACCGGCTCGCCGGCCATGCTTCCCGCCGCCGATTGCGGAACGGGCAGCGGGAGAGGGGGGGCGGCGGGCGCCGATGACGACTCCGGCGGCGCGGGGGAGGGATCTTGGGCTTGCGCACACCAGGCGAAGGTCAGCGCCAAAACGCCAAGCAATAGAATGGACAACACGCAGTACCGCATGGGCAGGCTCTCCTTCTTGCCGAAAATACCATGATCTATTCAGGGTTATTATGCCCCCCGAACTTGAAAGGTTGCAATGAACATCGGAAGCCAGCGGGCTTGCTCTATGAACGTCAACGGCCGTACTTTGCCTGCAGAATGCGTCGAACATGCCCGCACTTCACCTCGACGCGATGTTCCCATGAGTTCGCCCGCGCAATGGCCTGACGCACATCCCGCAATTCAGGCGCATCGTCGCGCAAGGCGGCTTCGACGCGGGCGAGGAAGTCTTCATGCGATCGGGCTATCTCCACCACGTCGCCATAGGCCGCCACGGAAGGCAACGCCTGGCTTACCACGGGCTTGCCGGTGGCAAAGTATTCCTGCAATTTGAGCGGATAAATATTCCGGGTCGCATCATTAACCTTGTAGGGGATGAACAACACATCGAATGCCTTCAGATAGTTCGGCAGTTCAGCGATGGGGCGGTTGCCAAGGAGGTGAAGATTGGGAATTCCCCGCATCGGGCCAAGGTCCATATCCGCGCGGGCGGGACCCACAAGAACGATGGACCATGCGGGCCGCATTTTCGCCATAGATACGACAAGGCCCACGTCGAAACGCGCCGGATCGATCACGCCGACCGTGCCCACGATGGGATGCGGCAAATGCGCCACATCGTCCGGAACGGGCGTTTCCGCGAGCGCGGCCCTGGAAAAGTGGGCGTAGTCCGCAGCATGATAGACAACGTGCGTTTCCCTGTTGTACAACGCGCGTTGTTCCTTCATGTTTTCCGTGCCGGTAAAGACAATATCGGCCTGTCGGCACAGGCGTTCCTCGATCCAGTAGAGCAACAGCACGCCGTTCGGATCTTTCTCGTAATTGACCCACTCGTCTCCGGTGTCGTAGACGTTTGCCAGCGCGTTCATCCGCTCGACGGCCATCCCGTGCAAGGGCGAAAAATTCCACACGATGGGGCGGCCGAAGCCCAGTCGCGCCATTGCCCGTTTCACCAGCCTCGAAAGGAGCCAGCCGTTGAAATCGAGCACGAATTGCATGGCGCGGAGCGGAAGCCCTTTGAACGGCAAGAACACATGCGGTGGATGGTAAACATAAAAATTCGATGAAATTTCCTGGAGGCGAGGCCCTTCCCAGTATCCGGCTCCCTGGGGATCGCGGCCCTTCAAGAAATAAACGAACGGGCGCGGTACGTCCACATAAAGGACACGATTCCGCGGGGCAAGGCGCGTGGCAATCTGCTGCGGCAGTGACCAACTGGCTCGCCAGTCCGAAAACGCGAACGCGACGATATCGTATCCCTCAAGAACGCCAAGGGATTCATCGCGCGAAGGGGGAGGCGTTATGGCTTCCTCATTCATCTTTCATCCCTCACGCAAAGGGGGAGATTTGGATCCGGCGTGGCTCGGAAATGACCGAGCAGTCCCTTGTGCAAGCGCGAATCGCCCGCCGCGGCGATCATGGCGCCGTTGTCTATGCACAGACTCATCGGCGGCATGTGTACCGGCGCCGGCAACTCCGCCACCAGCCGTTCCCGCAGCAGGCGATTGGCCGCGACGCCGCCCGCCAAGACCAGCCGTTCGGCGCCGGTCTTTTCAATGGCCAATTTCGTTTTCGTGATGAGCACATCCACCGCCGCCCATTGAAAACTGGCGGCGATATCCGGAATCGCCGACGCCTGCCGTTGGCGCTCATATAACACGGCTGTCTTCAAGCCGCTGTAGCTGAATTCAAGTTCGCCGCTGCGTTCGAGACCGCGCGGGAATCGAATCGCGCGTGGATTGCCCTGTTCCGCCGCTTTTTGAATCGAGGGACCGCCGGGATACGGCAAATCGAGCAGACGCGCAACCTTGTCGAACGATTCCCCCACGGCATCGTCGCGCGTCGAGCCGAGGAGGCGGTATCGGTGAGGCTCGTCGCAGGCAATCAGGCAGGTATGTCCACCGCTGACCACAAGCGCCAGGAACGGAAACGTCGGCGGGTTGTCCGTGAGAAACACCGAAAAGATGTGCCCCTCGATGTGATGGACCGGAATAATTGGGACACCCCAGGCATAGGCCAGCCCCTTGGCGAAGCCCACGCCGACCATCAGCGATCCCATCAGACCCGGGCCAATCGTCACGGCAACGGCATCCACGGGCACGCCCGCTTCTTCGATGCATTGCTGAGCCAACTGGAAAATGCATTGGGTATGGCGGCGCGACGCGATTTCAGGAACGACGCCGCCGAACGGGGCATGGACCGGCACTTGAGACGCCAGCGCCGATGACACGATGCGCCGCCCGTCCTCGACTATCGCGATACCCGTTTCGTCGCAGGAAGTTTCGATACCGAGCACAAAGGACATAGAAACCTCTTTTTCAACGAGTATACTTCATTTTCACCGACGGAAAAATAGGTGTCTTGTCGGATTTCGGACATCCCTTTGCCATTCTGGCAATACGCCGGATTTGACCTAGCCCATCTTGCCGGGTTATCGTGCCGGTGCACGCAAGGAGGCGCGTCCGCGTCTCCGGCAGGGATTACCACATGTCCGACACGACACGAGTACGTTTTTCACTGGACGGCGCATGGCGCCTAACGCTCGATCCCGCGGATCGCGGCCGGAAGGATCGTTGGTTCGAACGGGGCGACGCGCCGGACTCCATGGAGGTCCAAGTTCCGTCCGTTTGGGACTTGTGGGTTCCGGACTATGACGGCGTTGGCTGGTATTATCGCGCTTTTGAATGGGAAGCCGTCCCCCCCGGCCGCATGGTCGAACTGCAATTCGAGGCAGCCGACTACTTTGCGGAAGTCTGGTTGAACGGCGTCGCGCTTGGCGCGCACGAGGGCGGCTATACCCCCTTTGCGTTCCCGGTAACGGACGCGTTACGCGCCGGAACCAATCATCTCTGGGTGCGAATTGTGGACCCGCACGGGCCGGAGGGTTACGGGCCGTTCCGTCCCAGACAAATCCCCTCGTCGAAGGAAGGCGGCTATTGGTCCTTCGCGGGGATTTGGGGTCCGGTCTGTCTCGAATCAAAACCCGTCGCGCATATACAGGATGTATTCATCGAACCGGACATTCGCCGCAAACGCATCACGGTCACGGTTCAGACTTCGGAACCGGGGATTGTTCGCCTGGCCATCGAGGGGACCCCTTATGGCGCGGAAATCCAACCGGGCCGCCATGCGGTTGATTTCCCCGAATTCGCGATGTGGTCGCCGGACTCGCCGAAATTGTATACGCTCCGGTGCGAATTGCTGAAAAGCGGCGCCGTCTCGGACCGGTTGGACGTTCGTTTCGGCATGCGTGAATTTACCGTCAAGGACAACCGTTTCTTTCTCAACAACCGGCCGATCTTCGTCAAGGGGGTGTTGCATCAACCGGACTATCCGCGAACGATCGCCGCGCCCGTGGACGCGGCCATGGCCCGCCGCGAACTGGAATTGGCGAAGAAAGCCGGGTTCAATCTCGTTCGCCTTCACATCAAAACGCCGCCACGGATTACGCTCGACCTTTGCGACGAAATCGGCCTGCTGGCTTACGAGGAACCCCCCATCGGATGGATCGAAAAGTCGCAATACATGAAAGATCGATGCGAACGCGAAGTGCGCGAAATGATTCTCCGCGATCGCAACCATCCGAGCATCGTGATTTGGGGCATGCTCAACGAAACGGGCAACGCGGGATACATCACAAACGGCGGTGCGCAAACCATCAAGGATGATCTGTGCCGGCTGGCCCGATCGCTGGATCCAAGCCGGATCGTCGTTGACGACAGCGGCGGCGTGAACGCCTCGCGGGAACCGGCGCGGTTCATGCTCCCGTACCGCGAAGAACTCGAACCCTATGACGACCTGCACATTTACCAGCGCGCGCCCGTGGATCGCGACATCGAACTTTACTACGCGTACAGCGGCGATCCGAACCGGTTGTACTTTCTTTCCGAATTTGGATTCGGCGGCATGGAGGATCTTGTTGGCACGCTGGAACAATATGGAGAAGACCGGACGCGCCTGAAGGATGCGCGCTTCATCCAGGCGATGCTCGATGCGGCCCGGGATGGTTTCGCCGAACGCAATCTCGACCGCGTGTTCGGGGATTTTGCGGGTTTCATGGCCGCCGCGCGCGATCTACAATGCGATGCCGCGCAGATGCACGTGGACGCCTGCCGCATGAATCCAAAACTGGCTGGATACTGTTATACGCAGTTGTGCGACGCGGGCCACGAATTTTGCGCGGGTGTGCTTGATCGTTGGCGACGTCCCAAGCCGGTTTTCGAAACGTTTTCGGCCATTCAATCCAAATTGCGCCCCCTGATCAGCATACCGCGCACCAACCTCGTTCCCCGCGAGGAAGTCCCCGTTACCCTGATCATGGCCAACGAGGATCAACTGGAGGGCAAGGTGGATCTGTCGCTCCAGGTCGTCGGGCCGACCAACCAGGTCTTGTGGAAGAAAAAACGATCCCTGAAACTTCCTCGCCACGGCAGGGAGTTATGGGAGGGATCCGTCGGCGCCTCGGGATCGCCGGGCATTCACCGGTTCATCGTCCGCATCATGCAGGGCATGAAATGCCTTGCCGAGAACGGCATGGATCTGCATGTTTTCGATCCCGTCGAATCTTCCGGCATCGAGGTTCATATTCTCGACCCGCAGGAAATATGGACAAAACGCTGCGCCGTGCTGGCCACGCCCGGAACCGTTCAGGCGCCCCTGCACGTTATCCCGCCGCTGGCCAACACGATTCGGGCCTACCCCGACAACGATTTGGCCCAAATCCTCGCGCAAGTCAAGGGTGGCGCGGTGGCCTTATTCTTCGCGCCGCCGGACGACTGGAACGACCTCGCGGACCGCATCGATCCCGGCCTGCGGGCGACGAACAAGGACGCGGTGGGCGCGTTCCTCGGCATGTATCATTATGTGAAACTCCATCCGGTATTCGAGGGATTGCCGGCACGGGGACTCATGCGCCAGCCGTACCGAAACGTCGTCGCGCCGAAGACCTTTGTCGAAACCGGCGACGAGGACATCGCCGGCACGTTCGACACAACCCCCATCGCCGCAGGCCAGTACATGATGGGGGAAACGCGCTGGTGGGGCAGCGACATCCTGGTGCGCCGCCACGGCGCGGGACGCGTCGTCTTCACCCACTTGCGGATACTGGAAAACCTCGGCGCGGACCCTGTCGCGGATCGGCTGTTTGTCAATCTAATCCGGCATTTTGCCCGGCGGTCCGTGCCGTCAGCCGGCATCGTCCCGCTTGATCAAAAGGCGGTCGAATGGATGCGCCGCGAACGCAACGAGGCCACGCGCCGCTGGATGGTCATCGGGCCGTTTCCGAATTGGGGCGGCAAAGGACATGCGACACCCTATCCCCCGGAAGAAACCATTGATTTCGACGCGATCTATCCCGGCTGGTACGCCCCCGTGACCTGGAAGGCGTGGCATGCCCGGCGCGACGACGGCTTCGTTGTTGACTTGCAGCAGGCTTTCACGCCCGTATACGAGTATTATCCCCGTTTCGATAATGGGACAGGCTATGCCTATTCCGAATTCTTCAGCGACAAGCGTGACACCGCCACGGTCCGCATCGGTCTGCAGGATGCGACCAAAATATGGGTGAACGGGCGCCTCATCCACGAAAGCACGGATCAGATCCCCCACGATCAATTCAAATCCGCCAAGGCCTCGTGCGCCGTCAAGCAAGGCCGGAACACCGTCCTCGTCAAAGTGTCCAAGATCCCCGGCCCCTTCAAGTTTTCCTTCGACCTTGCATTCGATGGAAACACGCCGCCCCAAATCAAATGGTGGCGGTAAACCAGATTGAAATTTCAAAATTGCAATCCGGCTTGCCCCGCAAAGTTGTTGTACTTTTATCGCTAAACTTTTCGCATGACCCTAACGCGGCTCAGCCGCAATGCCTCAATCAAGGATATGTTTTCTTTGTCCGCAACTTCTGTGCATGGCACACAGAAGTTGCGGACAAAGAAACTACTGCCTTTTTAGGATGACCGATGAGGATATCCGTCAAATGGAATCATCCACAGGATAAGTTCGTCCCGCAGGGACGTGTGAATCGTAAAATGTCCCAACGGGACTACCCTGTCGCTGCCACGATCCCAAAACTGGCGTCCT
The window above is part of the Candidatus Hydrogenedentota bacterium genome. Proteins encoded here:
- the tsaD gene encoding tRNA (adenosine(37)-N6)-threonylcarbamoyltransferase complex transferase subunit TsaD, encoding MSFVLGIETSCDETGIAIVEDGRRIVSSALASQVPVHAPFGGVVPEIASRRHTQCIFQLAQQCIEEAGVPVDAVAVTIGPGLMGSLMVGVGFAKGLAYAWGVPIIPVHHIEGHIFSVFLTDNPPTFPFLALVVSGGHTCLIACDEPHRYRLLGSTRDDAVGESFDKVARLLDLPYPGGPSIQKAAEQGNPRAIRFPRGLERSGELEFSYSGLKTAVLYERQRQASAIPDIAASFQWAAVDVLITKTKLAIEKTGAERLVLAGGVAANRLLRERLVAELPAPVHMPPMSLCIDNGAMIAAAGDSRLHKGLLGHFRATPDPNLPLCVRDER
- a CDS encoding glycoside hydrolase family 2 TIM barrel-domain containing protein: MSDTTRVRFSLDGAWRLTLDPADRGRKDRWFERGDAPDSMEVQVPSVWDLWVPDYDGVGWYYRAFEWEAVPPGRMVELQFEAADYFAEVWLNGVALGAHEGGYTPFAFPVTDALRAGTNHLWVRIVDPHGPEGYGPFRPRQIPSSKEGGYWSFAGIWGPVCLESKPVAHIQDVFIEPDIRRKRITVTVQTSEPGIVRLAIEGTPYGAEIQPGRHAVDFPEFAMWSPDSPKLYTLRCELLKSGAVSDRLDVRFGMREFTVKDNRFFLNNRPIFVKGVLHQPDYPRTIAAPVDAAMARRELELAKKAGFNLVRLHIKTPPRITLDLCDEIGLLAYEEPPIGWIEKSQYMKDRCEREVREMILRDRNHPSIVIWGMLNETGNAGYITNGGAQTIKDDLCRLARSLDPSRIVVDDSGGVNASREPARFMLPYREELEPYDDLHIYQRAPVDRDIELYYAYSGDPNRLYFLSEFGFGGMEDLVGTLEQYGEDRTRLKDARFIQAMLDAARDGFAERNLDRVFGDFAGFMAAARDLQCDAAQMHVDACRMNPKLAGYCYTQLCDAGHEFCAGVLDRWRRPKPVFETFSAIQSKLRPLISIPRTNLVPREEVPVTLIMANEDQLEGKVDLSLQVVGPTNQVLWKKKRSLKLPRHGRELWEGSVGASGSPGIHRFIVRIMQGMKCLAENGMDLHVFDPVESSGIEVHILDPQEIWTKRCAVLATPGTVQAPLHVIPPLANTIRAYPDNDLAQILAQVKGGAVALFFAPPDDWNDLADRIDPGLRATNKDAVGAFLGMYHYVKLHPVFEGLPARGLMRQPYRNVVAPKTFVETGDEDIAGTFDTTPIAAGQYMMGETRWWGSDILVRRHGAGRVVFTHLRILENLGADPVADRLFVNLIRHFARRSVPSAGIVPLDQKAVEWMRRERNEATRRWMVIGPFPNWGGKGHATPYPPEETIDFDAIYPGWYAPVTWKAWHARRDDGFVVDLQQAFTPVYEYYPRFDNGTGYAYSEFFSDKRDTATVRIGLQDATKIWVNGRLIHESTDQIPHDQFKSAKASCAVKQGRNTVLVKVSKIPGPFKFSFDLAFDGNTPPQIKWWR